From the Glycine max cultivar Williams 82 chromosome 11, Glycine_max_v4.0, whole genome shotgun sequence genome, the window CATTCTAGATTTTATCACTATCAAATTTTCAAGATAGGATAAGGGATGGAGTCTCATATTCTCGGCCGGATCGAAAAATTTAGTTAGTCTAGAatctcattttaattattttctttttcatttgtatccgagatattatttaataagatcGGGTTTAATATCACTCTcaaaaaaactttataaaaatattagataaaaattattataataataattattattaataataaattatatttttttaaccatttaGAGAGTAACGGGAAAGTATTTATCAACTTTATCAAAACTTGACTCCAATATTTTGTTTAACAAATTAGAGTCTAATTTTATTCAAACCAACTTAATATTAATACACATTGTTTTGCtgtaaaaagtaattatttatatagCATGCTTTAGTTTAGTGTACAACTATgatctaacttattttttaaaaaatgtaattaaaaaataagcacCGACTTCTGATGATGCGATTCTACCTTTGACTTCTGCCTCAATATATTTTGCATCTTTCGATGTTCCAAAATGAATGAGAACTAAGAATACGGCGAGGCATGTTACTTAGTACCATGTTAGATGGCTTAAGATCGAAGAAACCTCATAACGAccaaaagagaagaaaacaaaaaaaaaagtctcataAACAACGTGGAAAAACCGAGTCAATAGTGAATGTATTTATCTGAgcagttaaaattatcaaatataattttatttccccAAACAAACACTATCATTAGCATCAGCAAACTAAGGTTGATTGCTACTAATATCATTAAGTATAAATTTGTCTCAATTATGCTTTCGTTCACAAGATCTTTCATTCTCGCTTCAAATTTTTGGGTTGCCGGTCTTTAGATTCGTGAATTGGAAAATGTCAAAAACTTGACATTCAAATTTgagtgtttatatatatatatatatatatatatatagtttccaATTTGATATCATCTTTCAGGTGGTAAACTAAAAACAGCATTTCAGATCTAAGTTTGAAGTGCAAAATTTAgacttattaaaataaaaccaatCAAGTCAGTCTAAAATATCgcattatttaacaaaaaattaacgaATTCACTTGGAACATACTGACaacttttttatactattatctaatttacttaaaatttctcaatgttatttattgtaataattttaaatttattataatttttttactcgcattttaaatttattataacaacTATTTTGGGCAATATTTAATCCAATTGActgtaaaattttctttctttaaaagaaaaattttttacaaacaaaattatacaaaaattctAAACAATAGGAAGAGTTTTTTATAGTGAAAAAAATAGCAAACAAGCATTTATATTTTAGGAATTTTTCTTCattgttatctttttttattattcaagaatttgtaactttttaattaaaaaacattcaataactttaactttaattttcaaattttgaaataatgtttaagataaaaataaagtaaaataaaacacaacTTCTATCTGATTTCGATAAAATTGAtgatataaattttcatatgataaaaacttattattaaatgaatgttcaaataaatcattttccCAAGCTCACACAAGATAGGATCATGTGTATGAACGTAACAAAACTTTTGTGCACTTCGGTATCAAGCAATTTGCTATGTACCGAAACAGCCAAAGAAGATCACCAACATTCaaacaaaaatgtcaaagattcaagaatacaatAAGAAGAGTGTTAGTCATACTTCTTCTAATGTATTCTTTTGATCATGCactctataattaattaaaatttattaaaaataattaaataataagtaaGACTTAtacaaaaatgataattttcataaattttaataaactatacATTAAAAAGAATATGTTAAAGAATGTATAGGTAGTTTTTCTGGTGCAATAGTAGAAAACAATTAAACAAACACAACATACCCTTCTTGGTTTGCGATTGTGAGCCTCCACGGTTGCGCCACTGCCATCCACGGCGGCATTGTTCCCCATATACAAACTTATGATTTTCTCGGCCACCTCGCCCCCGTCGTGGCTCTCCTCCATGAGCCTCTCCAAATGAGCCTTGGGCAGCCTCATTTTGAGCCTGGTGGGCCCACCATTTTCTGGGCCAGGCCCATGCTTCACCATAGTAAGGTCCGAAACGCTCCGTTTGGACAGCATCAAGAAATCGAGCCTATCCTGGGCGTTCATTCCACGGATCCCACTGGATCGCACCCTCCTTGTTCCTAGTGGTTCGGGCTTAACCTTGGGTAACTCCACCAAGAAATAAATCTTCTTGGGCTTGAGCTCGTAGTCAGGCTCAAGTGGCTTGGCACGAGGCCCGAAGTTTTTCACCGCGTGAGAGTCCAAGAGAACGTGTCCGGGGTAGTCCTTAACGACGTCGTTTGCTCTAGCTGGAGTCTTGAGCTTGAACGTTTCACCGTCTATTTTCATTATCTTGGCTTTTTTACTCCCCATAGCGTTTCCCATAtctcttcctttttatttcttcttcgtGACTCACTTTGCTTTGCTTTGATTTCAATTTGTATTGGATGTGATTAATTTCTCTCGTGGACAAAGGGTGGTGGTTTTGCTATTTATATTGCCATCACGGCTTGTGCAAATTAACAAGTATAGTTGACAAAAGCGAATTAGAAGATGTGTGTGAATTAGTGGAATTTTGCTAGAGATTCCATATAATAGTGCTCTGAAAccattgatttaattaattaacggGAGACAAAGTTGAATTTGGTGGGGTTTAAGCTCACTTCGATGGTTATAAGCGGGGACCGCATTTTTAATGCATGCAATTCATATACTAATCTCCCCTGCATGCTTAATTAGTAAATAAGATtttgagattaatttttttgttagtggGATTTAGAGATTAATGAATTTTTATgaatggaaaaaatatatactagaaattttttgtttcgTTAAGTAAATTTATTTGACTCGGTCAAATTTATTAAAGTTCAATATGATTTCTGAATATTGAAAGTTTTTAAATACTGATTATTTATATGATCAATCAATTAAGCAACTCATGATATATTTATAATCAACGCCTGCTGCTTCCGATCGAATTCGCAGCtaagtgtaatatatatatatatatatatatatatatatatatatatatatatatatatgctaaatTAGTTTGTCCTAATTGGGTCGTTACCGATTTTTTTCAAAGAGATGACGAAAAATGTCGTTGCTCTTTATAGATATATGAGTAGTGGAGCCAAGCCAAACTTTAAATCTCAATCCAACTCATGTCTTTGCattgagaaaaaagaagagagatctctttttattcttttcatatCTGATCTGATTGTCTATATCATTACgaaaaaaacaacttcaataattttttaattaactgcCAATATAGTGGTGTATAATTGATACTGTATATACCGATACTTACatctaaataaaacaaaattgaaaaaaaagtaattattatctTGACTATTTATACAGATATgtctttaccaaaaaaaaataaattatgcagaCATGTAATTTATACATATCCAATGTACTAATGTGACTTGATGGTACAAAACAACATCAAAACAAACTTACATAAAATTGTCGAAATCTTTTGATCTTCACAAAGACTTCaatatacatttttgttttaatattaataatataacaatGAAACCTATCGATCATGATGCAATCAATCAAGCACTACTTTGTTTAGTTTTAACATACGTAGAGAACACTTCTAGGATCTCAAAAAACTACGTATATGAGTATGCTGCATGACTTCTAGCATTTTAGGCAACTTATGAAAGGGAGAAGGCGCTTAAGAGgcctttttacattttcaactctttttctctgcatttattaattaatagataTATGTCTGTTTCATAGAGGTGCTCACACAATCACACTTACATTAAATGGTTATGTCCAATttggattttcaaattaaaaacagCTTTTCTCCCTTTTACTTTGATCAGTTTAATTTCTCCCCCTTTCGTTTTATGCCTTCTGTCAGCACATATATATCACAATGCAACCTTTATCTTTGAGGTGTAAATTTATGGTATCAAATCACTTGTCTTATTTTCCTGCCATTTCTTACTCTTTCaattaaatactaattaataCCTTTTAATTAGAACAACATAAAGGAGTAGGTAGATTGATGTGATACCAACAATAAATCACTTTtgctttgtaaaaaaattattagtttagcCATATTAACTACGTATGTTAAACTAATATTCAACAAgagattatatttattaaaaaaatatatctgcTAAGATGCTAAAAGGCTCATAACTATAGTGAAAAAACCGGTGAACTTTGACCCAATTGGTAAACATGCACGTCCTCTCAAGGCATCCAAGTCTAGAGACATATCTTGAAGTAATCTCACCAAACAACAACTCTGATGTCTGTAGTTACAACTAGTCTTCTACCATGCAACTAGGTCTAATGAATAAGGCATatgaaacaataaattaattcagatgtttaaataataattgttcTCTAGAACTATATGGTAAGTCCCAGTTTATTGATTTGTAGttactatatatatttatatactatTCTACGAacgtgattaaaaaaattaaggggaCTCCAGCACAGTATCCAAAgctttttgaagattttttacCCCTCTAATCATCTTTATATAGTTTTCAGTTCGAAGGGACATTGACTTCTTTAATTAGTTCCAGTATTGGAAAATCCTACACTTCAACAAACTAAAACCTACCAACTACGCTCACTTCAACAAGCCTGAAAATATGTACCAATCAAACCTCAGTAGGGACATGGAGGCTTATAGCTTAGACCTAACCCCAACCTAACCTTTAAGGTATACCTTTTAATATAACGTTCACTTTATAGTGTGTAGCCGATCATGAATAACGGTGATAAAAATATATGGAAGTAAAAGGATGGAAAGCGATTAAAGGTGAAAGTCTAAGACAAAAATTCAGAGGAGCACATGGAGAAATGGTGAAATGCGTGAAAGAGAGATGGGATAGGTAGGAATACGAGCCATGCTGCATCTCCtccataaaatatttgtatgtatatatataaattaattagtaaatattTCATACATTACGGGTGAGTAGCGACCGGTTGGGATAATCTTTGTCTCTACTTGATCAAATCAAGACTCAAAATATACACAACAATACctggttaatatttttttttaacattatatataattcaattgtaaaataaaagtataaatttaaattaagggatattttaaaataaataatgtcattataaatatagtatcacgttatattaaaaattatctattaaataaaaaaattattattaatatacaattatttaaaaaacttattttttttaagacaatAGGACACTAAATCAGGTTAGAACGATGCATTACTTGAATTTGTTCTCAAAATACATTAgatttaatttcaattcaagAATATGTCAAAATTAACCTCAAACCAGACCCATTCAATGGAATGGGTTGTGTCATGCTAGCCCCTacattatatacatataattataaatataagtagaagataaaaattataaatttaaaatagttaagagaatatttaattaattcatggaagattatttttctaatgataaaaaaatatttaaatctttccatttataaaaaatagtaataaaatagtttaatgagtagaatatttttttaacaaaaaaaaaaacatattcatgTTAAACAAGGAAACTTGATCGAGTAATaactaaagaaattaaatacacTCAAGTCAGTTTGGTTAATTTAAACTATAGGACAGGAATTATTTGTGTATATTTTTCTTGAGAGAGAAAAGGGAGAGAATGAAAGAAGAGACAGGAACAAGATAGCTAGAGATGAGAGTGAGAAGGGAAGGAAGTCATCTCACTATTAGAGGGTGATAATCTACACAAGGATTTGTCATAAAGGAATGAAATTTGATAAATACCAAGAGGATGTTCTAATCCAAGAACCAAAATGGCTATGCCTAATTGTTTTTTTCTAGAGTTTATAATCATCTCACACTCACAATAAAgataaaacttcaattttattcaaCTCGTGAAATGAGAGATATTGCATGCATTACTTTTTCTAGACTTTATTCCAAGATTGTTAATCCTAATTTCCTCTCCTACTCGCCAATTAAGGAGGCTACTTCATGAAGCAAGGAGGCTAGCTAAACCTAATTGCCGCTATGTAGTGCTGCTTTCAAATCCCATGGAGAgtaagattttcattttttttctatttcttaattagactaacattattattaattatgctGCTGTTTTCTTTCGCTTACATTGTAAATTAGACTAACATTCATAAATAGGCTAAACCTTGCTTATATCATTTAAGAGTAAACCGTTcaaattattaagaaataaattttaataaataattttacaattttaaaagtcaaaagaataaaacaaagaTGGATAAGATATTGAACTAGATCTTACATAAAATTTATCTAAGGTGCTAAATTTCTTACCCATGCCTTTTAAGAATGAAATATACTTTCACattataaattgaaataaatatttgggagggtaagattttttttctttctattttctttaaattagaaTACTAAAATTCTTTTTTGGAGGGAGCGGGCAAAAGgctaacaaaaacaaagaaactaAAATCGAACCAAACGTCGGACAGCAAATCCCAAACCAATAAATTACAGGAGATACAAAAgagaattgtttttttaaaaaaaatcaattcgtagccaatataatttcaaataatgGAATTCAAAACTAACGTAATGACGTGACATATTCTAAAATTATACAAGAAAGAGTCGACTGTCTAaacttttttacaaaaatataaaaaaatgttttttaagaaacagatagaatttattttttttccaacaataaaaa encodes:
- the LOC100779537 gene encoding uncharacterized protein At1g66480, whose translation is MGNAMGSKKAKIMKIDGETFKLKTPARANDVVKDYPGHVLLDSHAVKNFGPRAKPLEPDYELKPKKIYFLVELPKVKPEPLGTRRVRSSGIRGMNAQDRLDFLMLSKRSVSDLTMVKHGPGPENGGPTRLKMRLPKAHLERLMEESHDGGEVAEKIISLYMGNNAAVDGSGATVEAHNRKPRRKRVSFSPVEQGEIHEESAAPQQSLVYSSPSR